Proteins co-encoded in one Amaranthus tricolor cultivar Red isolate AtriRed21 chromosome 7, ASM2621246v1, whole genome shotgun sequence genomic window:
- the LOC130818372 gene encoding probable WRKY transcription factor 20 isoform X1, which translates to MIDGTAPSVTTVESPATSSSSRLIITTIDGSDLRKSTNEACATNTGSNNNNSNARYKLMSPAKLPISRSPSMSIPPIFSPTSFLESPVMLSNLKGEPSPTTGSLFKPQMLQGNSGGSSTFPFVINSSNSLDGTQSSGFEFKPNPGSYSFGGFSFSGSLVSSADPNQQQAGQSNQVQSDCAHQSSDPSVAVKSELAPTNEHNSTMVLPSSSVPPEVDSNEFNQKADSNSDVQTPPLELKGSGSQVSERTSDDGYNWRKYGQKLVKGSEFPRSYYKCTHPNCEVKKLFERSPDGTITEIIYKGTHDHPKPQPNRRLPAGSMMSALEERSDRVPSFNAQEGMPTNSYGQPAHNSELSGTPDLSPCGANDNSGEHNASQLNRSSDDAENDDPFGKRRRMEMGELDINSVVKPIREPRVVVQTVSEVDILDDGYRWRKYGQKVVRGNPNPRSYYKCTHPGCPVRKHVERASHDPKAVITTYEGKHNHEVPTARNSSHDTAAPAGTSMVSRMSPHESNDAVSLDLGVGIRAASGYKPGHPQQVMSSDHPQGQPQFNGSNLLLLQPNPMSTFSGYVNGGMVLYGSRENHSQGHSIGNQPVNNSSTHSYQQNMGRILMGP; encoded by the exons ATGATTGACGGAACGGCGCCTTCAGTCACCACCGTCGAATCTCCggcaacatcatcatcatcaagatTAATAATTACAACGATCGACGGTTCTGATCTACGCAAGTCCACCAATGAAGCATGCGCCACGAACACTGgatcaaataataacaatagcaatGCAAGATATAAACTAATGTCGCCGGCGAAACTCCCGATCTCTAGGTCACCGTCGATGAGTATTCCACCTATTTTCAGTCCGACGTCATTTCTTGAGTCTCCTGTTATGCTCTCCAATCTTAAG GGAGAGCCTTCCCCGACAACAGGTTCCCTTTTCAAGCCACAAATGTTGCAGGGAAATTCTGGTGGGTCCTCCACATTTCCTTTTGTTATAAATAGCTCCAATTCCTTGGATGGTACCCAATCAAGTGGCTTTGAGTTCAAACCCAATCCAGGATCATATTCGTTTGGAGGCTTCTCTTTCTCAGGATCTCTG GTTTCTTCTGCAGATCCAAACCAACAGCAAGCTGGGCAATCTAACCAAGTCCAATCGGACTGCGCACATCAGTCATCTGATCCATCTGTTGCAGTTAAAAGTGAATTGGCACCTACTAATGAGCATAACTCAACTATGGTTCTTCCATCCTCCAGTGTACCTCCTGAAGTCGATTCCAATGAATTCAATCAAAAAGCAGACTCTAATAGTGATGTTCAGACACCACCACTAGAGCTGAAAGGATCTGGATCTCAAGTATCTGAGCGAACATCCGATGATGGCTACAATTGGAGGAAGTATGGGCAGAAGCTTGTCAAGGGAAGTGAATTTCCTCGAAGTTATTACAAATGTACGCATCCGAACTGTGAAGTCAAAAAACTGTTTGAGCGATCACCTGACGGAACAATAACTGAAATTATTTACAAAGGAACACATGATCATCCTAAACCTCAACCTAATCGCCGACTTCCTGCTGGCTCTATGATGTCAGCACTTGAAGAAAGGTCTGACAGAGTGCCGTCCTTTAATGCTCAAGAAG GCATGCCTACAAACTCTTATGGCCAACCAGCCCATAACAGTGAGCTAAGTGGCACCCCTGACCTATCCCCTTGTGGAGCTAATGACAATAGTGGAGAACATAATGCTTCTCAGTTAAATAGAAGTTCCGATGATGCTGAGAATGATGATCCATTTGGAAAGAGGAG GAGGATGGAAATGGGAGAACTGGACATTAATTCGGTAGTCAAGCCTATCCGAGAACCGCGTGTTGTTGTTCAAACTGTGAGTGAAGTAGATATACTTGATGATGGGTACCGCTGGCGCAAGTATGGGCAGAAGGTAGTGAGAGGAAACCCTAATCCAAG GAGTTATTACAAATGCACTCATCCTGGATGTCCAGTTCGGAAACACGTGGAGAGGGCATCCCACGACCCTAAAGCTGTCATAACCACATATGAAGGGAAGCACAATCATGAAGTACCAACTGCTCGGAATAGCAGCCATGACACTGCAGCCCCTGCAGGCACTAGCATGGTATCAAGGATGAGCCCGCATGAAAGCAATGATGCGGTAAGCCTTGATCTTGGTGTCGGGATAAGAGCAGCTTCTGGGTACAAACCTGGTCATCCACAGCAGGTTATGTCCAGTGACCATCCACAGGGCCAGCCCCAATTTAACGGTTCCAATCTCTTGTTGCTTCAACCGAACCCAATGTCGACATTTTCTGGTTATGTAAATGGTGGTATGGTGCTGTATGGTTCTAGGGAAAACCATAGTCAAGGGCATAGTATTGGAAATCAGCCTGTAAATAATTCTTCTACACATTCATATCAGCAAAACATGGGAAGAATACTCATGGGTCCTTGA
- the LOC130818372 gene encoding probable WRKY transcription factor 20 isoform X2, with translation MLQGNSGGSSTFPFVINSSNSLDGTQSSGFEFKPNPGSYSFGGFSFSGSLVSSADPNQQQAGQSNQVQSDCAHQSSDPSVAVKSELAPTNEHNSTMVLPSSSVPPEVDSNEFNQKADSNSDVQTPPLELKGSGSQVSERTSDDGYNWRKYGQKLVKGSEFPRSYYKCTHPNCEVKKLFERSPDGTITEIIYKGTHDHPKPQPNRRLPAGSMMSALEERSDRVPSFNAQEGMPTNSYGQPAHNSELSGTPDLSPCGANDNSGEHNASQLNRSSDDAENDDPFGKRRRMEMGELDINSVVKPIREPRVVVQTVSEVDILDDGYRWRKYGQKVVRGNPNPRSYYKCTHPGCPVRKHVERASHDPKAVITTYEGKHNHEVPTARNSSHDTAAPAGTSMVSRMSPHESNDAVSLDLGVGIRAASGYKPGHPQQVMSSDHPQGQPQFNGSNLLLLQPNPMSTFSGYVNGGMVLYGSRENHSQGHSIGNQPVNNSSTHSYQQNMGRILMGP, from the exons ATGTTGCAGGGAAATTCTGGTGGGTCCTCCACATTTCCTTTTGTTATAAATAGCTCCAATTCCTTGGATGGTACCCAATCAAGTGGCTTTGAGTTCAAACCCAATCCAGGATCATATTCGTTTGGAGGCTTCTCTTTCTCAGGATCTCTG GTTTCTTCTGCAGATCCAAACCAACAGCAAGCTGGGCAATCTAACCAAGTCCAATCGGACTGCGCACATCAGTCATCTGATCCATCTGTTGCAGTTAAAAGTGAATTGGCACCTACTAATGAGCATAACTCAACTATGGTTCTTCCATCCTCCAGTGTACCTCCTGAAGTCGATTCCAATGAATTCAATCAAAAAGCAGACTCTAATAGTGATGTTCAGACACCACCACTAGAGCTGAAAGGATCTGGATCTCAAGTATCTGAGCGAACATCCGATGATGGCTACAATTGGAGGAAGTATGGGCAGAAGCTTGTCAAGGGAAGTGAATTTCCTCGAAGTTATTACAAATGTACGCATCCGAACTGTGAAGTCAAAAAACTGTTTGAGCGATCACCTGACGGAACAATAACTGAAATTATTTACAAAGGAACACATGATCATCCTAAACCTCAACCTAATCGCCGACTTCCTGCTGGCTCTATGATGTCAGCACTTGAAGAAAGGTCTGACAGAGTGCCGTCCTTTAATGCTCAAGAAG GCATGCCTACAAACTCTTATGGCCAACCAGCCCATAACAGTGAGCTAAGTGGCACCCCTGACCTATCCCCTTGTGGAGCTAATGACAATAGTGGAGAACATAATGCTTCTCAGTTAAATAGAAGTTCCGATGATGCTGAGAATGATGATCCATTTGGAAAGAGGAG GAGGATGGAAATGGGAGAACTGGACATTAATTCGGTAGTCAAGCCTATCCGAGAACCGCGTGTTGTTGTTCAAACTGTGAGTGAAGTAGATATACTTGATGATGGGTACCGCTGGCGCAAGTATGGGCAGAAGGTAGTGAGAGGAAACCCTAATCCAAG GAGTTATTACAAATGCACTCATCCTGGATGTCCAGTTCGGAAACACGTGGAGAGGGCATCCCACGACCCTAAAGCTGTCATAACCACATATGAAGGGAAGCACAATCATGAAGTACCAACTGCTCGGAATAGCAGCCATGACACTGCAGCCCCTGCAGGCACTAGCATGGTATCAAGGATGAGCCCGCATGAAAGCAATGATGCGGTAAGCCTTGATCTTGGTGTCGGGATAAGAGCAGCTTCTGGGTACAAACCTGGTCATCCACAGCAGGTTATGTCCAGTGACCATCCACAGGGCCAGCCCCAATTTAACGGTTCCAATCTCTTGTTGCTTCAACCGAACCCAATGTCGACATTTTCTGGTTATGTAAATGGTGGTATGGTGCTGTATGGTTCTAGGGAAAACCATAGTCAAGGGCATAGTATTGGAAATCAGCCTGTAAATAATTCTTCTACACATTCATATCAGCAAAACATGGGAAGAATACTCATGGGTCCTTGA